The Niastella koreensis GR20-10 genome includes a window with the following:
- the accB gene encoding acetyl-CoA carboxylase biotin carboxyl carrier protein: protein MDFKQIQELIKMINKSNIGEVTIEEKGFKLTIKQKEEPVQNVIAAPVHTPMMTAMPQAAVAQPAAQATASAADKAKAADAVADNLLTIKSPMIGTFYRSSAPGKPAFVEIGDEVSPGKAVCIIEAMKLFNEIESEVKGRIVKVLVEDASPVEYDQPLFLVEPA from the coding sequence ATGGATTTTAAACAAATTCAGGAGTTGATCAAGATGATCAACAAATCTAATATTGGGGAAGTGACGATTGAAGAAAAGGGATTTAAATTAACCATCAAGCAAAAAGAAGAACCGGTTCAAAATGTCATTGCAGCTCCTGTACATACTCCTATGATGACTGCTATGCCACAAGCTGCGGTTGCACAACCTGCTGCACAGGCAACTGCCTCCGCTGCAGATAAAGCAAAAGCTGCCGATGCGGTTGCTGACAATTTGCTCACTATTAAGAGCCCGATGATCGGTACCTTCTACCGTAGCTCTGCACCTGGTAAACCTGCCTTTGTAGAAATAGGTGATGAAGTTTCTCCCGGTAAAGCGGTTTGCATTATCGAAGCCATGAAACTCTTTAATGAGATCGAAAGCGAAGTAAAAGGCCGTATTGTGAAAGTACTGGTTGAAGATGCTTCTCCGGTAGAATACGACCAACCGTTATTCCTCGTAGAACCAGCTTAA
- a CDS encoding alpha-amylase family glycosyl hydrolase — protein MMTRRFSPLAWSLNSNIYEVNVRQYTPEGTFNAFAQHLPRLKEMGVEILWFMPITPISKEKRQGTLGSYYAAADYKAINPEFGTLADFKNLVKKAHGQGQKVIIDWVANHTGWDHIWTKTNPEFYKRDSEGKFYDTNNWHDVIDLNYYDHGMRAAMIDAMRFWVKECDIDGFRCDMCHLVPLDFWVKARVELDAVKPLFWLGETLDVPYLQAFDCLYGWRWMSATQKYYRQEINLNQLKDVLNHYQYDLPEGTFPMLFTSNHDENTWNGTEYEKYGEMAAPLAVFSCTWNGVPLIYTGQELPLHKRLPFFDKDEVNWNGTPELQGFYKTLLQLRKQHPALQTGEVAKPLILPTNADDRVLAFSRLNEGKVLLVILNLSAQEVSLQFPEAGGLNEGKYTNVFTNQPVTVNAAFSPQLKPWEYLVLIR, from the coding sequence ATGATGACGCGACGATTTTCACCATTAGCTTGGAGCCTTAACAGCAATATTTATGAAGTAAATGTTCGCCAGTATACTCCCGAAGGCACCTTTAACGCATTTGCCCAGCACCTGCCCCGGTTAAAAGAAATGGGCGTAGAGATCTTGTGGTTTATGCCCATTACACCAATAAGTAAGGAAAAACGGCAGGGAACGCTGGGAAGTTATTATGCGGCAGCAGATTATAAGGCCATTAACCCCGAATTTGGCACCCTGGCCGATTTTAAAAACCTGGTAAAAAAAGCCCATGGGCAGGGACAAAAAGTAATTATTGACTGGGTGGCCAACCATACAGGCTGGGACCACATCTGGACAAAAACAAATCCCGAATTCTACAAACGCGATTCGGAAGGCAAATTCTACGACACCAATAACTGGCACGATGTAATTGATTTGAATTATTACGACCATGGCATGCGTGCCGCCATGATAGATGCCATGCGTTTTTGGGTAAAGGAATGTGATATAGATGGTTTCCGTTGCGATATGTGCCACCTGGTGCCGCTTGATTTCTGGGTTAAGGCCAGGGTGGAGCTGGATGCCGTAAAGCCTTTGTTCTGGCTGGGCGAAACCCTGGATGTGCCGTATTTACAGGCGTTTGATTGTTTGTATGGCTGGCGCTGGATGTCGGCCACCCAAAAATATTACCGCCAGGAAATTAACCTGAACCAGTTAAAAGACGTGTTGAACCACTATCAATACGATTTGCCCGAAGGCACCTTTCCCATGCTGTTTACCAGCAACCACGATGAAAATACCTGGAACGGGACGGAATATGAGAAATATGGCGAGATGGCAGCGCCACTGGCTGTATTCAGTTGTACCTGGAATGGCGTTCCGCTTATTTATACGGGGCAGGAATTACCACTGCACAAAAGATTGCCGTTTTTTGATAAGGACGAAGTGAACTGGAATGGTACCCCGGAATTGCAGGGCTTTTATAAAACCCTGTTACAATTGCGCAAGCAGCATCCTGCCCTGCAAACTGGCGAGGTGGCAAAACCACTGATACTGCCAACCAACGCTGACGACCGCGTATTGGCATTTAGCCGTTTGAATGAAGGAAAGGTACTGCTGGTGATCCTGAACCTGAGTGCGCAGGAAGTAAGTCTGCAATTTCCTGAGGCCGGTGGTCTTAACGAGGGTAAATACACCAATGTATTCACCAATCAACCGGTTACTGTAAATGCTGCTTTTTCACCGCAACTGAAACCATGGGAATATCTTGTTTTAATACGCTAA
- a CDS encoding M56 family metallopeptidase, producing the protein MLQYLLKLTISLSIVYLFYQLLLRRLTFYNWNRWYLLIYSLVCFIIPFINVFTFIVGRPALRELAIVNYIPAITQIAPGNTASVGINWWLVTGVVFIMGILVMAARLGMQCYSLFKMRSTAVLLYDNKVKLYHIDAPVMPFSYGRGIYVNQYQHSEHELKEIIRHEFIHVKQRHSLDIIWSELLCILNWYNPFAWLLRHDIRQNLEFLADQQVLQTGLDRKQYQYLLLKVIGVNSFSIANNFNFSSLKKRIAMMNKAQSARVHLIRFLFLLPLLVVVLLAFRNTTQIHRQAMRTLVTDTIPTAEKMPPGWLNMESIDVNNSKVTVRLKDKKVETYDLSNTRERQVFEKKYGPLPTPPPPPPPPVLRADVDVKEAPEVPEKPEVREAPEKPEAPEAPEVPTKLALTVAPKEPQVLALTPVPPPPPPNNPELLNLTPVPPPPPPVPAQDCYNQKGFCITVVDNRGEATVIVKDKSNKIVLAVSLADWNKDKQENEEKYGEVSTHQIMLLPKTVMGYKKDHVSVKPATVVKDDQVTEVVVANSMKMMEGQTKKVVATPSNGYMLVRNGRPVHTVKLAVQPATVTDTKVATVTEVAIVDDGYSLRSNSKPVYSGATQAKLAAEAKAAIEAKVKVEAEIKEATAVKIKAEAAEAAKPRPAVSVKTGAKPREAADPKPAAPSKEQE; encoded by the coding sequence ATGCTACAATACCTGCTTAAATTAACGATAAGCCTCTCCATAGTATACCTGTTCTATCAGTTATTACTGCGCCGGCTTACTTTTTATAACTGGAACCGCTGGTACCTGCTGATCTATTCCCTGGTATGTTTTATAATACCTTTTATAAATGTATTCACCTTTATTGTGGGGCGGCCTGCCTTGCGCGAACTGGCCATTGTAAATTATATTCCGGCCATTACGCAAATAGCGCCCGGTAATACAGCTTCGGTTGGTATTAACTGGTGGCTGGTAACCGGTGTTGTTTTTATTATGGGCATCCTGGTAATGGCAGCGCGGTTAGGCATGCAGTGTTATTCCTTATTCAAAATGCGTTCAACTGCGGTTTTGCTGTATGATAATAAGGTAAAGCTGTACCACATAGATGCGCCGGTAATGCCTTTTTCCTATGGCCGCGGCATTTATGTAAACCAGTACCAGCACAGTGAGCATGAGTTAAAAGAGATCATCCGCCACGAATTCATTCATGTAAAACAACGGCACTCGCTGGATATTATCTGGAGTGAACTGTTGTGCATCCTGAACTGGTATAACCCGTTTGCGTGGTTACTACGGCATGATATACGTCAGAACCTGGAATTTCTTGCCGATCAGCAGGTGTTGCAAACCGGGTTGGACCGTAAGCAATACCAGTACCTGCTGTTAAAAGTTATTGGAGTCAATTCATTTAGTATAGCCAACAATTTCAATTTTTCATCACTCAAAAAAAGAATAGCCATGATGAACAAAGCGCAAAGTGCCCGCGTGCACCTGATCAGGTTCCTGTTTTTGCTACCCTTGCTGGTAGTGGTACTGCTGGCTTTCCGCAATACCACCCAAATACATCGCCAGGCAATGCGTACGCTGGTAACCGATACCATCCCAACTGCTGAAAAAATGCCGCCGGGTTGGCTGAACATGGAATCCATTGATGTAAATAACAGTAAGGTTACGGTACGATTAAAAGACAAAAAGGTAGAAACATACGACCTGAGTAATACCAGGGAAAGACAGGTATTTGAAAAGAAATATGGGCCACTGCCAACACCGCCACCACCGCCCCCGCCACCAGTTTTGAGGGCTGACGTTGATGTAAAAGAAGCACCGGAAGTGCCTGAAAAACCCGAAGTGCGGGAAGCACCTGAAAAGCCGGAAGCTCCGGAAGCCCCTGAAGTCCCCACAAAATTAGCGCTTACGGTGGCGCCAAAAGAGCCGCAGGTGCTGGCCTTAACACCCGTTCCTCCGCCACCGCCGCCCAACAATCCGGAATTGTTGAACCTAACGCCGGTTCCGCCCCCGCCACCACCGGTTCCTGCACAGGATTGCTACAATCAAAAAGGTTTTTGTATCACCGTTGTTGATAATCGTGGCGAGGCTACGGTAATCGTTAAAGACAAAAGCAATAAAATAGTGCTGGCTGTTTCACTGGCAGACTGGAACAAAGACAAACAGGAAAATGAAGAAAAATACGGTGAAGTGTCCACTCACCAGATCATGCTGTTGCCAAAAACAGTAATGGGGTATAAGAAAGATCATGTATCCGTAAAACCGGCTACCGTAGTTAAAGACGACCAGGTGACGGAGGTTGTTGTCGCAAACTCCATGAAAATGATGGAAGGTCAAACCAAAAAAGTAGTGGCAACGCCCAGTAACGGGTACATGTTGGTACGGAACGGGCGCCCTGTTCATACTGTTAAACTGGCCGTTCAACCTGCAACTGTTACAGATACAAAGGTGGCTACAGTAACAGAAGTAGCCATCGTTGACGACGGATATTCTCTGAGATCGAATAGCAAGCCTGTATACAGTGGCGCCACCCAGGCTAAATTGGCCGCGGAAGCAAAAGCAGCCATTGAAGCCAAGGTTAAGGTGGAGGCAGAAATCAAAGAAGCTACCGCTGTTAAAATTAAAGCCGAGGCTGCGGAAGCCGCGAAGCCCCGACCAGCCGTCAGCGTAAAAACCGGGGCAAAACCCCGGGAAGCCGCGGACCCCAAACCAGCCGCCCCGTCAAAAGAACAGGAATAG
- the accC gene encoding acetyl-CoA carboxylase biotin carboxylase subunit gives MFKKILIANRGEIALRVIRTCKEMGIKTVAVYSTADKDSLHVRFADEAVCIGKAASSDSYLNIPHIMAAAEITNADGIHPGYGFLAENARFAEICGEHNIKFIGPTPDQIRSMGDKITAKETMIKAGVPVVPGGEGLLESLEEAISLAKEVGYPVILKATAGGGGKGMRVVWSEEEMEKNYNTAKAEAGASFKNDGIYMEKFVEEPRHIEIQVAGDRYGKVCHLSERDCSIQRRHQKLVEESPSPFMTPELRKRMGEAAIKAASAIGYESVGTIEFLVDKHRNFYFMEMNTRIQVEHCVTEEVTNFDLIKEQIKIAQGEAISGLNYEPQLHAIECRINAEDPYNDFRPSPGKITTLHQPGGHGIRIDSHVYAGYVIPPYYDSMIAKIIAVARTREEAINTMSRALSEYVIEGVKTTIPFHQQLMKNEDFIKGNFNTKFLETFKMV, from the coding sequence ATGTTCAAGAAAATATTAATTGCCAATCGTGGAGAAATTGCCCTTCGGGTGATACGCACCTGTAAGGAAATGGGCATCAAAACGGTTGCTGTTTATTCTACCGCCGACAAAGACAGCCTGCACGTGCGGTTTGCTGATGAAGCTGTTTGTATTGGGAAGGCTGCCAGCTCCGATTCCTACCTCAATATTCCGCACATTATGGCTGCGGCAGAGATCACCAATGCCGACGGCATTCACCCCGGATATGGATTTTTGGCCGAAAACGCCCGTTTTGCGGAAATCTGCGGTGAGCATAATATAAAATTTATTGGACCCACTCCCGACCAGATCAGGTCGATGGGGGATAAAATAACTGCCAAAGAAACCATGATCAAAGCCGGTGTACCTGTGGTGCCCGGTGGCGAAGGTTTGCTGGAAAGCCTGGAAGAAGCGATAAGCCTGGCTAAAGAAGTGGGTTATCCTGTTATCCTGAAAGCCACTGCCGGCGGTGGTGGTAAAGGGATGCGTGTTGTATGGAGTGAAGAGGAAATGGAAAAGAACTACAACACTGCCAAAGCCGAAGCAGGCGCCTCGTTCAAGAACGACGGTATTTACATGGAAAAATTTGTTGAAGAACCACGCCATATTGAAATACAGGTTGCCGGTGATCGCTATGGTAAAGTTTGTCACCTCAGCGAAAGAGATTGCTCTATTCAACGCCGTCACCAGAAACTGGTTGAAGAATCACCTTCACCCTTTATGACACCCGAACTGCGTAAACGCATGGGTGAAGCCGCAATAAAAGCTGCTTCGGCCATCGGTTATGAAAGCGTGGGTACCATCGAGTTCCTGGTTGACAAACACCGCAATTTCTACTTCATGGAAATGAATACCCGTATCCAGGTAGAACACTGCGTAACAGAAGAAGTAACCAATTTCGATCTTATTAAAGAACAAATAAAGATCGCACAGGGGGAAGCCATCAGTGGCCTCAATTATGAGCCGCAGCTGCATGCGATCGAATGCCGTATCAATGCCGAAGATCCGTATAACGATTTTCGTCCCAGCCCGGGCAAGATCACTACGCTGCATCAACCCGGCGGACACGGGATCCGCATCGACTCACACGTATATGCCGGTTATGTAATTCCGCCGTACTACGATTCCATGATCGCCAAGATCATTGCCGTAGCACGTACCCGCGAAGAAGCCATCAATACCATGAGCCGCGCTTTAAGCGAGTATGTAATTGAAGGTGTAAAAACTACTATTCCGTTCCATCAGCAACTGATGAAGAACGAAGACTTTATAAAGGGTAACTTTAATACCAAGTTCTTAGAAACATTTAAGATGGTATAA
- a CDS encoding discoidin domain-containing protein, giving the protein MRNPVNAQTAARNTSADFVPVDPGKVIPNEYIDFRQKTKFVYEGNNSMTELPKPVEMRDLVITPSNNDGIVLQWRSTWEPGNLKMYEIEFSSDGINFQRVGVLPVGKDLTGKVYTFRHYPVNVRDLLFYRIRTTDENDRYDYTPVFKLAATGSTQNYVFPTIVNAGVVTLYLNDSYKSAQVVNSQGMILQTQLLSGKTGRTDISLNPQTEGICYVRLLGQDPQRNFVQKVFIR; this is encoded by the coding sequence GTGAGGAACCCTGTAAATGCGCAAACTGCTGCCAGAAACACCTCCGCTGATTTTGTTCCGGTTGATCCGGGGAAGGTTATTCCCAATGAGTACATTGATTTTCGCCAAAAAACAAAATTCGTATACGAAGGCAATAACAGCATGACCGAACTGCCCAAACCGGTTGAAATGCGTGACCTGGTTATTACCCCTTCCAATAATGACGGTATTGTATTACAATGGCGCAGTACCTGGGAGCCCGGTAATCTCAAAATGTATGAAATAGAATTCAGCTCAGATGGCATCAATTTTCAACGGGTGGGCGTTCTGCCTGTTGGGAAAGACCTGACTGGAAAGGTTTACACATTCAGGCATTACCCGGTAAATGTGCGCGACCTGCTGTTTTATCGCATCCGCACAACTGACGAGAATGACCGGTACGATTACACTCCTGTATTTAAACTGGCGGCGACCGGTTCTACCCAGAATTATGTATTCCCTACAATAGTAAATGCCGGGGTGGTAACCCTTTACCTGAACGATTCTTACAAGTCGGCCCAGGTAGTAAACAGCCAGGGAATGATCTTACAAACCCAGTTGTTAAGCGGCAAAACGGGCAGAACAGATATCTCCTTAAACCCTCAGACCGAAGGTATTTGTTATGTACGCCTGCTGGGTCAGGACCCGCAAAGGAATTTTGTGCAGAAAGTCTTTATAAGATAA
- a CDS encoding BlaI/MecI/CopY family transcriptional regulator codes for MEKLTTQEEQAMQAIWKTGEGNIKLFLENMEMPQPPYTTLASTVKNLEKKGLLEARLVGNTYLYKPAISEEEYKKHFMSGVVKDYFDNSYKQLVNFFVEQKKLSSKELKDIIEMIEKGGKK; via the coding sequence ATGGAAAAATTAACCACGCAGGAAGAACAGGCCATGCAGGCAATATGGAAAACAGGGGAAGGCAACATAAAACTGTTTCTTGAAAATATGGAAATGCCCCAACCGCCATATACCACGCTGGCGTCAACAGTAAAAAACCTGGAGAAAAAAGGTTTGCTGGAAGCCCGGTTGGTGGGCAACACCTACTTATATAAACCTGCCATTTCTGAAGAAGAATACAAGAAGCATTTTATGAGCGGGGTGGTGAAGGACTATTTTGACAACTCTTACAAGCAACTGGTAAACTTTTTCGTAGAGCAGAAGAAGTTGAGTTCGAAGGAACTGAAAGATATTATTGAGATGATTGAGAAAGGGGGGAAGAAGTAA
- the efp gene encoding elongation factor P, whose amino-acid sequence MANTSDISRGMIIKLDGSLYTVVEFGENKTARAAAKVWAKLKGVDNSRSIEKTWNSGDTIHPVRVERKTFQFLYKDDTGYNFMDSETFEQVALAENLVDAPQFLKDGQEVSVLINTETEQPMSVELPDKIVVKVTYSEPGVKGDTATRTLKQATVETGATVNVPLFVNEGELIRINTKTGEYVERVKE is encoded by the coding sequence ATGGCAAATACCTCAGATATCAGCCGCGGCATGATCATCAAATTGGATGGAAGTTTATACACAGTGGTTGAATTTGGCGAAAATAAAACTGCCCGGGCTGCTGCCAAGGTATGGGCAAAATTGAAAGGCGTTGACAACAGCCGCAGTATTGAAAAAACCTGGAACAGCGGTGATACCATTCATCCCGTTCGCGTTGAACGCAAAACCTTCCAGTTCCTGTACAAGGACGATACCGGTTACAATTTCATGGATAGTGAAACTTTTGAGCAGGTAGCCCTTGCTGAGAACCTGGTAGATGCGCCCCAGTTCCTGAAAGACGGCCAGGAAGTTTCTGTACTCATCAATACCGAAACCGAGCAACCGATGAGCGTGGAACTGCCCGATAAAATTGTAGTGAAAGTTACTTACAGTGAGCCTGGCGTTAAAGGCGATACTGCTACCCGCACCCTGAAGCAAGCCACTGTTGAAACCGGCGCTACCGTAAACGTACCGCTGTTTGTAAACGAAGGCGAACTGATTCGTATAAATACGAAGACCGGGGAATATGTTGAAAGAGTAAAAGAATAA
- a CDS encoding 4-hydroxy-3-methylbut-2-enyl diphosphate reductase, giving the protein MKTFNVPITYRSPLITAIKNSRKQQDKMKKDFTPTLLTLGSLHIYLARHFGFCYGVENAIEISFRTIESNPGKRIFLLSEMIHNPQVNSDLQSRGVQFLQDNYGHQLIPFEELTADDVVIIPAFGTTLEIEAKLSNLGIPVEKYNTTCPFVEKVWNRSEQIAQKGYTIVIHGKPKHEETRATFSHAASNAPSVIVNDMQEAENLAKYITGEKPAELFYTEFANRFSTGFDVTQHLQRIGVVNQTTQLATDTQAIAEFLKQTIQTHYGLTAENIETRFADTRDTLCYATNDNQTAVTGMLQTPADIAIVVGGYNSSNTTHLAELCEQELPTYFINSEEKLLSAKAVQHYNFHTKEELNTTDYLPTGQPARILITSGASCPDAVVESVIRKVASFYGVEDKLEAATKELAG; this is encoded by the coding sequence ATGAAAACTTTTAATGTTCCTATTACCTATCGCAGTCCGCTGATCACGGCCATCAAGAACAGTCGCAAGCAGCAGGATAAAATGAAGAAAGATTTTACTCCTACCCTGCTTACGCTTGGTTCCCTGCATATTTACCTGGCCCGCCATTTCGGGTTTTGCTACGGGGTAGAAAATGCCATTGAAATCTCTTTCCGCACTATAGAATCAAATCCCGGCAAGCGCATATTTTTATTAAGCGAAATGATCCACAACCCGCAGGTGAACAGTGATCTTCAAAGCCGGGGCGTACAATTTCTGCAGGACAATTACGGCCATCAGCTGATCCCGTTTGAGGAATTAACTGCCGATGATGTGGTAATCATTCCTGCTTTTGGTACAACGCTTGAAATAGAAGCTAAATTGAGCAACCTGGGTATTCCGGTTGAAAAATATAATACTACCTGCCCCTTTGTTGAGAAAGTATGGAACCGCAGCGAGCAGATAGCCCAAAAGGGTTACACCATTGTGATTCATGGTAAACCAAAACATGAAGAAACCAGGGCCACTTTTTCCCATGCCGCCAGCAATGCCCCTTCGGTAATTGTGAATGACATGCAGGAAGCAGAAAACCTGGCGAAATATATCACAGGCGAAAAACCGGCGGAACTTTTTTATACTGAATTTGCCAATCGTTTTTCTACCGGGTTCGATGTTACCCAGCACCTGCAACGCATTGGAGTGGTGAACCAAACCACCCAGCTGGCTACCGATACGCAGGCTATTGCCGAGTTTCTGAAGCAAACCATTCAAACCCATTATGGCTTAACGGCAGAAAATATTGAAACCCGTTTTGCCGATACCCGCGACACCTTGTGTTACGCCACCAACGACAACCAAACGGCGGTTACCGGCATGTTGCAAACTCCTGCTGATATTGCCATTGTGGTAGGCGGTTATAATAGCAGCAACACTACGCACCTGGCAGAGCTGTGCGAGCAGGAACTGCCCACCTATTTCATCAATTCTGAAGAGAAATTACTTTCGGCGAAAGCTGTTCAACATTATAATTTCCACACAAAAGAAGAACTGAATACTACTGATTACCTGCCCACCGGCCAGCCGGCCCGCATTTTAATAACCAGTGGCGCCAGCTGCCCCGATGCGGTGGTGGAAAGCGTTATCCGCAAAGTAGCTTCGTTTTACGGAGTGGAGGACAAGCTGGAAGCGGCAACGAAGGAATTGGCCGGTTGA
- a CDS encoding TlpA family protein disulfide reductase yields MKNRLLLLILAFTVKLASAQTLPPDSPSYKRFPSIPPFTILQSDSTNLTKDQLKHHQPTLIMYFSPDCDHCKHQWADMEKNMKELKKYQIVMVTYQPFNEMVDFYNEHKIAEYSNIKMGRDIKFFMPPFYKIKSLPFQALYDKKGELITTFEGNVDVSKVLAAFTKRD; encoded by the coding sequence ATGAAAAACCGGCTTTTATTGCTTATTCTGGCATTTACAGTGAAACTGGCATCCGCACAAACCTTACCACCCGACAGCCCGTCGTACAAACGGTTCCCCAGCATTCCGCCATTTACCATTTTGCAGAGTGACAGTACCAATTTAACCAAGGACCAACTGAAACATCATCAGCCAACCCTTATTATGTATTTCAGTCCCGATTGCGACCATTGTAAACACCAGTGGGCCGATATGGAAAAGAACATGAAAGAGCTGAAGAAATACCAGATCGTAATGGTAACTTATCAGCCATTCAATGAAATGGTTGACTTCTACAATGAGCATAAGATTGCTGAATATTCGAACATTAAAATGGGCCGGGATATCAAATTCTTTATGCCGCCTTTCTACAAAATAAAAAGTCTGCCGTTTCAGGCGCTCTATGATAAAAAGGGCGAGCTTATTACCACCTTCGAGGGTAATGTGGATGTAAGTAAGGTACTGGCTGCTTTTACGAAGAGAGATTAG
- the mdh gene encoding malate dehydrogenase, translating into MKVTVVGAGAVGATCADNIARAELAQELVLLDIKEGLAEGKAQDMMQTAALLGFDTRIVGSTNDYSKTAGSDVVVITSGLPRKPGMTREELIGTNAGIVRGVAENILKHSPNAIIIVISNPMDTMTYLALTATGLPKNRIIGMGGTLDSARFKYQLSQHLGCSPADLNAVVVGGHGDTTMIPLIRQATWNSAPVTKFLSEEQQKQIVADTMVGGATLTKLIGTSAWYAPGAAGAALVESIVRDQKKLFTCCVSLNGEYGQKDICLGVPVIIGKSGWEKIVDFGLNADEQALFNKSADAVRSMNDVLKTL; encoded by the coding sequence ATGAAAGTAACTGTTGTAGGCGCCGGTGCAGTAGGTGCTACTTGCGCTGATAATATCGCCCGGGCCGAACTGGCACAGGAACTGGTATTATTGGATATTAAAGAAGGTCTGGCCGAAGGTAAGGCCCAGGATATGATGCAAACAGCTGCATTATTGGGCTTTGATACCCGCATCGTTGGCAGTACCAATGATTACAGCAAAACTGCCGGCAGTGACGTAGTTGTAATTACATCGGGTTTACCCCGCAAACCGGGAATGACCCGTGAAGAACTGATTGGCACCAATGCCGGTATTGTTAGAGGCGTTGCTGAAAACATTCTGAAACACTCCCCCAACGCCATCATCATTGTTATCAGTAACCCCATGGATACCATGACCTACCTGGCTTTAACCGCTACCGGTTTGCCAAAGAACAGGATCATTGGTATGGGTGGTACGCTCGATAGCGCCCGTTTTAAATATCAACTGAGCCAGCACCTGGGTTGCAGCCCTGCCGATCTGAATGCAGTGGTAGTTGGCGGCCACGGTGATACAACCATGATCCCGCTTATTCGCCAGGCCACCTGGAACAGCGCGCCTGTTACCAAATTCCTGAGCGAAGAACAACAAAAACAAATAGTTGCCGATACCATGGTAGGCGGTGCCACCCTTACCAAACTGATTGGCACCAGTGCCTGGTATGCACCTGGTGCAGCCGGAGCAGCCCTGGTTGAAAGCATTGTACGCGATCAGAAAAAATTATTTACCTGCTGCGTATCATTGAACGGCGAATACGGTCAAAAAGATATTTGTCTTGGAGTACCAGTTATCATCGGTAAAAGCGGATGGGAAAAGATTGTTGATTTTGGTTTAAATGCCGACGAGCAGGCCCTCTTTAACAAGAGCGCTGATGCCGTTAGAAGCATGAACGATGTGCTGAAAACGCTGTAA